A genomic region of Dunckerocampus dactyliophorus isolate RoL2022-P2 chromosome 10, RoL_Ddac_1.1, whole genome shotgun sequence contains the following coding sequences:
- the rabggta gene encoding geranylgeranyl transferase type-2 subunit alpha: MHGRVKVKSTAQQEEEKRKEREKKLKIYTAARDACFSKRKEGVCDEEALHLTQQLLSSNPDFATLWNYRREILTHQETVKDESEVQKMYESELSFLESCLKVNPKSYGSWHHRSWISERVPQMDWSRELSLCDRCLSLDDRNFHCWDYRRIVVKKSAVPVEKELEFTHRLIGSNFSNYSSWHYRSTLLPLLHPESPEVTSSPPSPQTHSHRVCEEQLLKEYELVQNAFFTDPNDQSAWFYYRWLLGRAEREEMISCVYIGRDEERVAVAFSRPVNAQSGGLLLVLDGQPQRVEWRSVHPRFKHSPVWICDLPPGSVGDIANEHNVTVHWSEKYIHRDCALYTGRTESWCRDSATDQELFRSELSVEKSSVLQSELQSCNQLQELEPLNKWCLLTIILLMRALDPLGYEKETLAHFQTLKEVDSMRSAYYSDLCSKFMIENTILKMEYAEVRVFSVADKNLTTLCHLDQLLLVTHINLSSNQLRRIPAHFAMLQCLEVLEADENSIEHLEGVYCLPKLEEVLLKNNKISTLAALQPLTSCPKLRHLDLRGNPVAQVAGVESELSELLPAVTCLLL, from the exons atg CACGGTCGAGTCAAGGTTAAATCCACCGCCCAGCAAGAGGAGGAGAAAAGAAAGGAACGTGAGAAGAAACTGAAGATATACACAGCGGCAAGGGATGCTTGTTTTTCCAAG AGGAAGGAGGGCGTTTGTGATGAAGAGGCCCTCCACTTGACCCAGCAGCTACTATCATCTAATCCTGACTTTGCAACCCTATGGAATTACAGAAGAGAGATCCTTACGCATCAGGAGACTGTCAA AGATGAGAGTGAAGTGCAAAAGATGTACGAGTCTGAGCTGTCATTTCTGGAGTCCTGCCTGAAAGTGAACCCGAAGTCTTACGGCAGCTGGCACCATCGAAGCTGGATCTCGGAACGCGTACCTCAAATGGACTGGTCCcgagagttgagtctgtgcgATCGCTGCCTCAGCCTCGATGACCGCAACT TCCACTGCTGGGATTACCGCCGGATCGTTGTGAAGAAGTCTGCCGTTCCTGTAGAAAAGGAGTTGGAGTTTACACATCGTTTGATTGGCTCCAACTTTTCCAACTACTCCAGCTGGCATTACCGCAGCACCCTACTGCCATTGCTCCACCCAGAGTCTCCTGAAGTCACCTCATCTCCGCCCTCACCACAAACACACTCGCATCGTGTGTGTGAAGAACAGCTACTCAAAG AATATGAGCTTGTGCAGAATGCTTTCTTCACCGACCCCAATGACCAGAGCGCTTGGTTCTATTACCGTTGGTTGCTGGGCAGAG CTGAGCGTGAAGAGATGATAAGCTGTGTTTATATCGGCCGTGATGAGGAAAGGGTGGCCGTTGCCTTCTCAAGGCCGGTCAAT GCACAGTCTGGTGGCCTTCTGCTGGTGCTTGACGGTCAGCCACAGAGAGTGGAATGGAGGAGTGTCCATCCACGTTTTAAACACAGTCCTGTATGG ATATGTGATCTTCCTCCTGGATCTGTCGGTGACATCGCGAATGAGCACAATGTGACGGTGCACTGGTCCGAAAAATACATTCATAGAGACTGTGCGCTATACACAG GTCGAACTGAGAGCTGGTGTCGTGACTCTGCCACTGATCAGGAACTGTTCAG GAGTGAGCTCTCTGTGGAAAAGAGCTCTGTGCTGCAGTCTGAGCTACAATCATGCAATCAGCTACAAGAACTGGAGCCGCTCAATAAgt GGTGCTTGCTGACCATCATCCTACTGATGAGGGCGCTAGACCCCCTCGGATATGAGAAGGAGACGCTCGCTCATTTCCAAACTCTCAAA GAAGTGGATTCAATGCGCTCAGCCTATTACAGTGACCTGTGCAGCAAATTCATGATCGAAAACACCATTTTGAAAATGGAGTATGCCGAAGTGCGCGTCTTCAGTGTAGCTGACAAG AACCTGACCACATTGTGCCATTTGGACCAGCTGCTCCTCGTGACCCATATCAACCTGTCCTCCAACCAGCTGCGGCGCATTCCCGCTCACTTTGCCATGTTGCAGTGCCTGGAG GTGTTGGAGGCGGATGAGAACTCCATAGAACACTTGGAAGGAGTCTACTGCCTTCCCAAACTGGAGGAGGTCCTCTTGAAGAATAACA